The following proteins are co-located in the Pseudoalteromonas sp. N1230-9 genome:
- the lpoB gene encoding penicillin-binding protein activator LpoB, with protein sequence MKLISVKSAAAVAITSALLLSGCANKAVVSYGDAQAVETVDVNFGSTDLQKVASQMTDSLLASPVVGTLTANSRPIVFVERIKNKTSEHIDTESITDSISTQLLRSGKFRFVDMTRVEAVREQLNFQNVDPLVNPNTAIAFGQQVGAQYMLYGNLSSIVKSNADKSDVYYKFTMRLMDLKSGLVEWADETEIRKTREKSTFGW encoded by the coding sequence ATGAAATTAATTTCAGTTAAGTCGGCTGCAGCCGTTGCAATAACAAGCGCTTTGTTGCTTTCTGGTTGCGCTAATAAAGCGGTCGTTAGCTATGGCGACGCACAAGCGGTTGAAACAGTTGATGTCAATTTTGGTTCAACAGACTTACAAAAAGTGGCGAGCCAAATGACTGATTCATTGCTTGCCTCGCCTGTGGTTGGCACGCTTACAGCAAATAGCCGCCCTATCGTCTTTGTTGAACGTATTAAAAACAAAACCAGTGAACATATTGATACAGAATCCATTACCGATTCCATCTCTACACAATTACTACGCAGTGGTAAATTCCGTTTTGTTGATATGACCCGCGTTGAAGCTGTTCGTGAACAACTCAACTTCCAGAACGTTGACCCATTAGTCAACCCAAATACTGCAATCGCGTTTGGCCAGCAAGTGGGCGCACAATACATGCTATATGGCAACCTATCGAGCATCGTGAAGTCAAATGCAGATAAGTCTGATGTTTATTACAAATTCACAATGCGCTTAATGGATTTAAAAAGCGGTTTAGTTGAATGGGCAGATGAAACTGAAATTCGTAAAACCCGAGAGAAATCGACTTTTGGCTGGTAG
- a CDS encoding YcfL family protein: MKHLLPLLMILLVAACSSRPTTSGIGVEQTGQQYNQQLIVDNPELGKKLAITDVKTRQTNGLTDVVVTLASQYKKSQYLQYQFTWYDADGFIIKGNHSPWQAIKLFGFAKTQLPGLAPTANAVTFSLAVREVSTEAQEFED, translated from the coding sequence ATGAAACACTTACTGCCACTTTTAATGATTTTGCTTGTTGCGGCATGCTCCTCACGCCCAACCACATCTGGTATCGGTGTTGAGCAAACAGGCCAACAGTATAATCAGCAATTAATCGTCGATAACCCTGAATTAGGAAAGAAACTTGCTATAACAGACGTTAAAACCAGACAAACAAATGGCCTAACTGATGTTGTGGTAACACTGGCTAGTCAGTACAAAAAGTCACAATATCTACAATACCAATTTACTTGGTACGACGCTGATGGGTTTATAATTAAAGGTAACCACTCGCCATGGCAAGCCATAAAACTATTTGGTTTTGCTAAAACACAATTACCGGGCTTAGCCCCGACAGCAAATGCTGTCACCTTCTCGCTTGCCGTGCGTGAAGTGTCAACAGAAGCACAAGAATTTGAAGATTAA